From Pseudorca crassidens isolate mPseCra1 chromosome 15, mPseCra1.hap1, whole genome shotgun sequence, one genomic window encodes:
- the LOC137206687 gene encoding zinc finger protein 79-like isoform X1, with protein sequence MEKLPEQTSPESPCPSLEQEPRKSKDGETWTEDQLIIKQKTLEVGTQPHEGEECERNKHAGPYGYGQNFGHISDFIRQPHILMEEKSQMCNTCGKLFRRNTYRIQHEKIHTQEKPYECHECGKAFGHSSNLIQHQRIHTEEKPYECGECGKVFRRSSHLIQHQIIHTGEMPYLCNECGKAFGWSSSLLRHQRIHTMEKPYECTECGKAFSQSSNLTEHRRVHTRERPYECCDCGKAYSRNSHLIEHQRVHTGETPYDCNECGKSFSRSSLLIKHHRIHTGERPYECSECGKAFSRNSHLIQHQKTHSGVKPSECKECGKTFKYSSYLIDHLGIHS encoded by the coding sequence ATGGTGAGACCTGGACTGAGGATCAAttaattataaagcagaaaactcTTGAAGTAGGGACACAGCCACATGAAGGAGAGGAATGTGAACGAAACAAACATGCGGGACCCTATGGGTATGGACAGAATTTTGGTCATATCTCAGACTTTATCCGACAGCCACACATTCTTATGGAAGAGAAATCTCAAATGTGCAACACTTGTGGCAAGCTATTCAGACGGAACACATACCGTATTCAGCACGAAAAAATCCACACACAGGAGAAGCCTTATGAGTGTcatgaatgtggaaaagcctttggCCATAGTTCAAATCTCATTCAGCATCAAAGAATCCACACCGAGGAGAAACCCTACGAATGCGGTGAGTGTGGGAAGGTCTTCCGGCGCAGCTCACACCTCATCCAGCATCAGATCATCCACACGGGGGAGATGCCTTACCTGTGTAATGAGTGCGGAAAAGCTTTCGGTTGGAGCTCAAGTCTCCTTCGACATCAGAGAATCCACACTATGGAGAAGCCCTATGAATGTACcgaatgtgggaaggccttcagcCAGAGCTCAAATCTAACAGAACATAGGCGAGTTCACACCAGAGAGAGACCATACGAATGCTGCGACTGTGGGAAAGCTTACAGTCGTAACTCACACCTCATTGAACATCAGAGAGTCCATACAGGGGAGACTCCTTATGACTGTAATGAGTGTGGAAAATCTTTCAGTAGGAGTTCACTCCTTATCAAACATCATagaattcacactggagaaagaccCTATGAGTGTAGTGAATGCGGGAAGGCCTTTAGTCGGAACTCCCACCTTATTCAGCACCAGAAGACTCACAGTGGGGTAAAACCTTCtgaatgtaaagaatgtgggaaaaccttcaAGTACAGTTCATACCTTATTGATCACCTGGGAATCCATTCATGA
- the LOC137206687 gene encoding zinc finger protein 883-like isoform X2 translates to MEEKSQMCNTCGKLFRRNTYRIQHEKIHTQEKPYECHECGKAFGHSSNLIQHQRIHTEEKPYECGECGKVFRRSSHLIQHQIIHTGEMPYLCNECGKAFGWSSSLLRHQRIHTMEKPYECTECGKAFSQSSNLTEHRRVHTRERPYECCDCGKAYSRNSHLIEHQRVHTGETPYDCNECGKSFSRSSLLIKHHRIHTGERPYECSECGKAFSRNSHLIQHQKTHSGVKPSECKECGKTFKYSSYLIDHLGIHS, encoded by the coding sequence ATGGAAGAGAAATCTCAAATGTGCAACACTTGTGGCAAGCTATTCAGACGGAACACATACCGTATTCAGCACGAAAAAATCCACACACAGGAGAAGCCTTATGAGTGTcatgaatgtggaaaagcctttggCCATAGTTCAAATCTCATTCAGCATCAAAGAATCCACACCGAGGAGAAACCCTACGAATGCGGTGAGTGTGGGAAGGTCTTCCGGCGCAGCTCACACCTCATCCAGCATCAGATCATCCACACGGGGGAGATGCCTTACCTGTGTAATGAGTGCGGAAAAGCTTTCGGTTGGAGCTCAAGTCTCCTTCGACATCAGAGAATCCACACTATGGAGAAGCCCTATGAATGTACcgaatgtgggaaggccttcagcCAGAGCTCAAATCTAACAGAACATAGGCGAGTTCACACCAGAGAGAGACCATACGAATGCTGCGACTGTGGGAAAGCTTACAGTCGTAACTCACACCTCATTGAACATCAGAGAGTCCATACAGGGGAGACTCCTTATGACTGTAATGAGTGTGGAAAATCTTTCAGTAGGAGTTCACTCCTTATCAAACATCATagaattcacactggagaaagaccCTATGAGTGTAGTGAATGCGGGAAGGCCTTTAGTCGGAACTCCCACCTTATTCAGCACCAGAAGACTCACAGTGGGGTAAAACCTTCtgaatgtaaagaatgtgggaaaaccttcaAGTACAGTTCATACCTTATTGATCACCTGGGAATCCATTCATGA